GGCCTGCACAGCCCGGAGCTCGGACAACTGCTCCAGGCTGACCATGCCGGGCTTGTCCGACATGACGTCCTTGCCGTGCCGCATGGCGTCCATGGCGACGCCGGCGCGTTCGTCGGAGATCGCGGCGGTCACGATCAGATCGATCGTCGGATCCTCGAGCAGCCGCGCCTTGTCCTCGACGCGCGGCGTGCCGGGATGGCGCTTGGCGAAGCCGGCGGCCAGGTCGTCCTCGATCGCATGGAAGCCCGCGAACGTGGCGCCGGCGCGCAGCAGGATGTCGACCTGGCCGAAGATGTGGTTGTGGTTGATGCCGATGACGGCAAACCGGATGGACATCGGGACTGCCTCGGGCTCAGCGCTTCATGCCGGTGGTGGCGATGCCCTCGATCAGAAGGCGCTGGAAGAGGAGGAAGAACAGCAGGATCGGCACCAGGGTCAGGACCGACATGGCGAACAGAGCGCCCCAGTCGGACTTGCCGGTGGAATCGACGAAGCTGCGCAAGCCGAGCTGCACCGTGTAGGAGCCCATATCGTTGAGGTAGATCAGCGGAGCGAAGAAGTCGTCCCAGGTCCAGATGAAGGAGAAGACGGCGGCGGTCGCGAGGACCGGCACGGACAGCGGCAGGATGATCTTCCAGTAGATCTGGAACGGGGTGCAGCCGTCCATCATCGCCGCCTCGTCGAGCTCGCGCGGGATGCCGCGGAAGAACTGGACCATGAGGAAGATGAAGAACGCGTCGGCGGCCAGGAACTTCGGCACGATCAGGGGCAGGAAGGTGTTCACCCAGTCCAGATTGAGGAACAGGACGTATTGCGGGATCAGCGTCACGTGATAGGGCAGCATCATCGTGCCCAGCATCAGCGCGAACCAGAAGTTCTTGCCGGGGAAGCGCAGGCGCGAGAACGCGTAGGCGGCGAGCGAGCACGACAGGACGTTGCCGATCACCGACAGGGTCGCGACGATGAACGAGTTCCAGAAGAACTGGCCGAACTGGACCTGGAGCCCGGTCCAGCCCCGGATATAGGCGCCGAGACTGAAGCTGGACGGCCAGATCGAGGAGTCGTTGAAGATCTGATCGTCCGGCTTGAACGAGCTCGCCAGCATCCAGAGCAGGGGATAGAGCATGACGATCGACACGGCGCAGAGCAGCACGTGATAGAGCAACGGGCGCGCTGTGGCCAGCCGTCCCGCGGCCGCCGGCCGGTCGATGCTGTCAGTCGTCATAATGCACCCAGTAGCGCGCCGTCAGAAAGGAGAAGGCCGTGAAGGCGGCGATGATCAGGACGAGGATCCAGGCGAGGGCGGACGCGTAGCCCATGCGGAAATTGGCGAAGGCTTCCTGATAGAGATAGAGCGTGTAGAAGAGCGTCGCGTCGACGGGGCCGCCGATGCCGTCGCTGATGATGAAGGCCGGCGTGAACGCCTTGAAGGCGTCGATGGTCTGGACGATGGCGTTGAAGAAGATCACCGGCGTCAGCATCGGCACGGTGATCCGCCAGAACTGGCGCCGGCGGCTGGCGCCGTCGATCGACGCAGCCTCATAGAGATCCTGCGGAATCTGGCGCAGGCCGGCCAGGAAGATGATCATGGGCGAGCCGAACTGCCAGATGCTGAGCACGACCAGCGTCCAGAGCGCGTAGTCCGGGCTCGAGATCCAGCTCGGACCCTGGATCCGGAACAGCGAGAACAGAAGCTGGTTCACCAGCCCGTCGGCGGCGAACAGCTGGCGCCAGAGCACCGCGATCGCGACGCTGGCTCCCAGCAGGGAGGGGAGGTAGAAGAGCGCGCGGTAGATCGACAGGCCGCGCAGCCCCTTGTTGAGGATCAGGGCGACGGCCAGGGCGAACGCCAGCTTCAACGGCACCGAGAAGACGACGAAGAAGAACGTGACCTGCATCGAGGCCACGAACTTGGAATCGTTGGTCAGGATGCGGACGTAGTTCGCCCATCCCGTCCATTCCGGCGACTGGATCAGGTCGAAGTTCGTGAAGGACAGGTAGAGCGAAATGAGCGTCGGCCCGACCGTCAGGCCGATGAAACCAATCAGCCAGGGCGCCAGGAACAGGTAGGCCTGCGCCGCGCCGGACGGCAGCCGCGCCGTCCGGTCCGCGGCGTCCCGCGAGGTCGCTTCGCTCGGAAGGGCGACGCTCATGACGTCAGCTGCGCTCGAGGATGCCGGTCGATTCGGCAAGGAACTGCTTGCCCGCCTCGGAGGGCGACAGCTGGCCGAACCCGACCTGCTGGTTGACCCGGATCAGCAGGCGATCGATCTCGCCGGCCGCGCGCGGCGGCACCGGCGGAAGCGGGCCGACCTTGTCCTTGATGAAGTCGATATATTCGAGCATGGCGCGGTCGAGCTCGTCCAGGTTGGGCGCGATCGCCTCGCGGACGCGCGGCAGCGGTGACACGCCGCGCTCGACGCCCAGAATGTTGGCCGCATCCGGGTCGGTGACGAAGAAGTTGACGACCGAGACGGCGACATCCGGCGCCTGGGTGCCCGCCGCGATGCTCCACATCTGCGAGGGCTTCATGTACTGGCCGGGCTTGGCACCCTCGCCGCCGCTCGGCACCATCGTCATGCCGAGCTTGTTGCGGTTCAGCGCCTGATGGGCGACCAACTGGTTCGAGTTGGTGAAGATCATCGCGGCGTAGTTCAACGCCAGCATCGAGCTTTCCGGCGCGTCGCGGTCCAGCGCCTGCACGTCGGCGCGCGGCACGGCGCCTTTCTCGCGCAAGTCGGCCCAGTAGGCGAACCAGTCGGTGATGTCCTCCTCGGTGAAGCCGATCGTGCCGTCCTGGTTGTAGAGCTCGCGGCCGCGCTGGCGGACCCAGACGTTAAACGCCGGCTCGACGCCGCCGCCGTCCTGCACGCCCCAGAAGTTCGGACGGCCGACGGCATCGACGACTTCCAGGGACCATTCGCCCAGCGTGTCCCAGGTCGTCTCGTGGCCGGGCAGGGACACGCCAGCCTGCTCCAGCAGGCTGCGGGTGAACACGCTGCAGGTCGAGTTCTGGCCGAGATTGACGCCGTAGAGCTTGCCGTCGACCCGGCAGGAATCGATCGCGCCGGCATCGAAATCCGTGATCTGCAGGCTCTCGCCGAGGTAGTCGTCGAGCGGCATGAGAGCGCCGCGCCCGGCGTACTCGACGATGTAGCGGTAGTCCATCTGCACGATGTCGGCGATGTTGCGGCCCGCCGTCTGCGTCGCGAGACGGGGCCAGTAGTCGCCCCAGCTCAAGGTCTCGCCGGTGATGGAGACCCCGGAGTTTCGCTCCATGAAAAGGTCGTTGACCCCGAAGGTGCGTCGCGCGCGCTCCTGGGTGCCCCACCAGAACATGCGCAGCTGGGTCTCGGCCTGCGCCCGTGAAGGCACGGAGCCGAATGCTGTCAGCGCGGCGGATCCCAAGGCGCCCTGAAGAAATGTACGCCGCTCGATACTTGGGTGCTTCATCGCCAAGTTCCTCCGAGTCACGGGCTTGATCGTCAAGCCGGTTCAGATCATCGGCACATGCGGCTCCGCCTCACGAAGACAGGGATGCCGCTGGAAAAGGAACGCAGGCACGCGGATCGTGCGTCTCGCATCAACCGCCTTGCCTCCCACGTGCGCCGCCCTCTTACGGGGCTGGCGCTGCGCGACCGTCTCGTGCGGTCGCTAATAACCATCTGGTTACCTCTTAGAGTGAGGCCGGCGGCTCTGTCAACGCCGAGGACAACCGGCCGCACGACGGAGGCACGCCATGACAAGCGCCTTGACGCCAACGGCGAACTTTGGTCCCTTTGTAACCAATAAGTTACAAAATGTCATTACAGGTCGGTGCTGGCGCGGGGCGTCGGCAGGGCGGGAGAGGTTGCGTCGTGGGCATGCGGGATGAGGGCAAGCGTCGGGTCGCGTTGGTCGGGACGGGCCACCGCGGCACGGGCATGTGGGGCAAGGAGCTGATCGCCGAGTGCGGCGCTTGGGCGGACCTCGTCGCCTTGTGCGACCGGAACCCCCTGCGCCTCGAGCGCGCCCGGCAGGCGGTCGGGGTCGAGGCCGCGCTCTACACGGATCTCGCGGCCATGCTCCGGGAGGTGAAGCCCGAGACGGTGATCGTGTGCACGCCCGACGTCCAGCACGACGACGACATCGTTCTCGCCCTGGGAGCCGGCGCGGACGTGATCACCGAGAAGCCGATGGCGACCACGGCCGCGAAATGCGGCCGCATCCTCGACGCCGAGAAGCGGACCGGCCGCCGGGTCGACGTCGCCTTCAACTACCGCTACTCCCCGACCGCGCAGCGCCTCAAGGAACTCCTGATCTCGGGCGTCATTGGCGAGGTCACGTCGGTCGACTTCCACTGGTATCTCGATACCAAGCACGGCGCGGACTACTTCCGCCGCTGGCACGCCAACCTGGCCAACTCGGGCAGCCTGTTCGTGCACAAGGCGACCCACCATTTCGACCTGCTGAACTGGTATCTCGAGTCCGATCCGACCGAGGTGTTCGCGCGCGGAAGCCTGCGCCACTACGGCCGGAACGGTCCCTTCCGCGGGCCGCGCTGCCGGGCCTGCCCGCACGCGCCGCGCTGCGACTACTACATGGACATCTCGGCCGATCCCTGGCTCGACATGCTCTACGAGGATCCCTCGGCGGAAGACGGTTATGTCAGAGATGCCTGCGTCTTCCGCGAGGAGATCGACATCCCCGACACGATGAGCGCCAACATCCTGTACGAAAGCGGCGCGCAGGTGTCGTACTCGCTGAACACCTACATGCCGATCGAGGGCCACCATCTCGCCTTCAACGGCACGAAGGGCCGGATCGAGATCCGGCAGTACGAGCGCCAGCGCTGGACCGTTCCGCCCGCCGACGAGATCCTGCTCATGCGCAACTTCACCGACATCGAGCGGATCTGGGTGCAGCATCGCGAGGGCGGCCACCACGGCGGCGACCGCGTCCTGCACGCGATGCTGTTCCGGCCGGGCATGGAGGAT
Above is a genomic segment from Geminicoccaceae bacterium SCSIO 64248 containing:
- a CDS encoding sugar ABC transporter permease — translated: MSVALPSEATSRDAADRTARLPSGAAQAYLFLAPWLIGFIGLTVGPTLISLYLSFTNFDLIQSPEWTGWANYVRILTNDSKFVASMQVTFFFVVFSVPLKLAFALAVALILNKGLRGLSIYRALFYLPSLLGASVAIAVLWRQLFAADGLVNQLLFSLFRIQGPSWISSPDYALWTLVVLSIWQFGSPMIIFLAGLRQIPQDLYEAASIDGASRRRQFWRITVPMLTPVIFFNAIVQTIDAFKAFTPAFIISDGIGGPVDATLFYTLYLYQEAFANFRMGYASALAWILVLIIAAFTAFSFLTARYWVHYDD
- a CDS encoding ABC transporter substrate-binding protein, giving the protein MPSRAQAETQLRMFWWGTQERARRTFGVNDLFMERNSGVSITGETLSWGDYWPRLATQTAGRNIADIVQMDYRYIVEYAGRGALMPLDDYLGESLQITDFDAGAIDSCRVDGKLYGVNLGQNSTCSVFTRSLLEQAGVSLPGHETTWDTLGEWSLEVVDAVGRPNFWGVQDGGGVEPAFNVWVRQRGRELYNQDGTIGFTEEDITDWFAYWADLREKGAVPRADVQALDRDAPESSMLALNYAAMIFTNSNQLVAHQALNRNKLGMTMVPSGGEGAKPGQYMKPSQMWSIAAGTQAPDVAVSVVNFFVTDPDAANILGVERGVSPLPRVREAIAPNLDELDRAMLEYIDFIKDKVGPLPPVPPRAAGEIDRLLIRVNQQVGFGQLSPSEAGKQFLAESTGILERS
- a CDS encoding carbohydrate ABC transporter permease, producing the protein MTTDSIDRPAAAGRLATARPLLYHVLLCAVSIVMLYPLLWMLASSFKPDDQIFNDSSIWPSSFSLGAYIRGWTGLQVQFGQFFWNSFIVATLSVIGNVLSCSLAAYAFSRLRFPGKNFWFALMLGTMMLPYHVTLIPQYVLFLNLDWVNTFLPLIVPKFLAADAFFIFLMVQFFRGIPRELDEAAMMDGCTPFQIYWKIILPLSVPVLATAAVFSFIWTWDDFFAPLIYLNDMGSYTVQLGLRSFVDSTGKSDWGALFAMSVLTLVPILLFFLLFQRLLIEGIATTGMKR
- a CDS encoding Gfo/Idh/MocA family oxidoreductase, whose amino-acid sequence is MRDEGKRRVALVGTGHRGTGMWGKELIAECGAWADLVALCDRNPLRLERARQAVGVEAALYTDLAAMLREVKPETVIVCTPDVQHDDDIVLALGAGADVITEKPMATTAAKCGRILDAEKRTGRRVDVAFNYRYSPTAQRLKELLISGVIGEVTSVDFHWYLDTKHGADYFRRWHANLANSGSLFVHKATHHFDLLNWYLESDPTEVFARGSLRHYGRNGPFRGPRCRACPHAPRCDYYMDISADPWLDMLYEDPSAEDGYVRDACVFREEIDIPDTMSANILYESGAQVSYSLNTYMPIEGHHLAFNGTKGRIEIRQYERQRWTVPPADEILLMRNFTDIERIWVQHREGGHHGGDRVLHAMLFRPGMEDPLGQRASARAGAVSVLTGVAAVESMRADRSVRLDSLLALPSRPAQGEAPARKAS